One stretch of Phocoena phocoena chromosome 10, mPhoPho1.1, whole genome shotgun sequence DNA includes these proteins:
- the KCNK17 gene encoding potassium channel subfamily K member 17: MAPGSDLPASPAECRRRAPEAPEGRVWGCAMPSTWLLLLAYLTYLALGSGVFWLLESPAAHDSSERFQRDKWALLRNFTCLDDPALDSLIRGIIQAYQNGDIILDNTTSMGRWEFVGSFFFSVSTITTIGYGNLSPRTMGARLFCIFFALVGIPLNLVVLNRLGHLMQQGVHSCARVLGVTWKDPAKARWLVGSSALLSGLLLFLLLPPLLFSHVEGWSYVEGFYFSFITLSTVGFGDYVIGMNPSRNYPLWYKNTVSLWILFGMAWLALIIKLILSLLEAPRGSYPCYCHSSKGNFKPRSWRQSLDGGAEPHSPQPGCYLEGPVIMNCPEPSVQVSHCGKDS, from the exons ATGGCTCCCGGCTCcgacctccctgcctctcccgcTGAGTGCAGGCGGAGAGCACCGGAGGCGCCCGAGGGCAGGGTCTGGGGCTGCGCGATGCCGAGCACATGGCTCCTGCTGCTTGCCTACCTGACTTACCTGGCACTGGGCAGCGGCGTGTTCTGGCTGCTGGAGAGCCCCGCGGCGCACGATTCCAGCGAGAGATTCCAGCGCGACAAGTGGGCGCTGCTGCGGAACTTCACCTGTCTGGATGACCCGGCGCTGGACTCGCTGATCCGG GGCATCATCCAAGCCTACCAAAATGGGGACATCATCCTCGACAACACCACCAGCATGGGGCGCTGGGAGTTTGTGGGCTCCTTCTTTTTCTCCGtgtccaccatcaccaccatcg gctATGGCAACCTGAGCCCCCGCACGATGGGCGCCCGCCTCTTCTGCATCTTCTTCGCTCTCGTGGGGATTCCACTCAACCTTGTGGTGCTGAACCGACTGGGGCATCTCATGCAGCAGGGGGTGCACAGCTGCGCCCGCGTGCTGGGGGTCACCTGGAAG GACCCGGCCAAGGCCCGGTGGCTGGTGGGCTCCAGCGCCCTCCTGTCCGGCCTCCTGCTTTTCCTGCTGCTGCCCCCGCTTCTCTTCTCCCACGTGGAGGGCTGGAGCTACGTGGAGGGCTTCTACTTCTCCTTCATCACCCTCAGCACCGTGGGCTTCGGCGACTACGTGATTG GGATGAACCCCTCCCGGAATTACCCTCTGTGGTACAAGAACACAGTGTCTCTGTGGATCCTCTTTGGGATGGCGTGGCTGGCCTTGATCATCAAACTGATCCTCTCCCTGCTGGAGGCTCCACGAGGATCGTATCCCTGCTACTGCCACAGCTCTAAGGGGAACTTCAAGCCCCGAAGCTGGAGACAGAGCCTGGATGGAGGGGCAGAGCCCCACTCCCCACAGCCAGGCTGCTATCTGGAGGGACCTGTAATCATGAATTGCCCAGAACCCTCTGTTCAAGTCTCACACTGTGGAAAGGACAGCTAG